The Chlamydia poikilotherma DNA segment AAGGATGGATAGTTTCCCATTGTGAGCATATCTTTGAAAATCAAGAATGGCAACTTCCAAAAAAGTACTTAACAGCTTCTATAACTTTTTCTTTAAAAGGAACCGGTAGTCTAATTAGAAGCTCTGTCTCTTTATTAAAAAATAAAAAAAACATTTTAAAGATAGCTTTAACCGATTTAGAAACTAATGCGGCATTCCCCTGGAATTCCTTGGTAGTTGCGCCTAGATTAGGTAAAAGAAATGAGAATGGAGAAACTTTAGTAACTTTATGGGTAACACAGAAAACTACGGTTGAACGTGAAATTGCTCTTCTACACAAAGCTCGCATATTTCCGGATACCATATCTTGCCAACCTGCAGATATATTTTCCCTGGCCCAACAGACACCTTTAAAAGCTCTCCCTGCATATTTTTTGGTTTATACGGGTTCTTCTGAGACTACATGTCTTTTTGTCCAAAATGGATCCGTTCTCGTCTCCCGTTCTTTTTGCAACCCGACAAAGAAAAATGGCGACGACATTCTCACTACACTAGATTACGTAAAAGAAACCTATCCTGCTGTAGAGTTGACCGCTATACATACTGTACAACTTCCTGAGGAATTAAAAAAATACTTAGAACAAAAATTGTCTTTACCTCTGATTTCCTGCCAAACAATGACTTTTGGTTTAGAAGAAGAAGAATGGGCAAATTATGGCGATGCGATTACTACGGCGTATCATGGAGCTTACCGAAGAACACTAACATTTCCCTATAATCCAGTTTTTAACTGCGCAGAATCTCAAAAACATTGGTTAAAACGTTCAGCATTTATAATAGGAAAACTCGCTCTGCTATCCACAATATTTGTGGGTCTAGGCTCTACTTTAAAACTTGCCTCTATTTCTCATCGAGTGCGAGAACATTTTGCCTTAGTATGTCCTGAAACAAAAAAAATTCCTAAATCCCTTCGTGGTGTAGAAGAAGCGCTGCACGCCGCTGTATCATCGAATAAGCACTTTGAGTATCCCTACCTGCCTACAATCCCGACAAGTAAAGAAACTATGCAATTTCTGTCTTCTGTAGCGCAGAATACTCCTTCCGTGAAACTTTCGTATTTCTGTTATTCCTTAACATCATTCCCTTCACAACAGAACCCTGCTCTACCTTACAAAGCAAATATTTCCGTTAGGGGTGAAGGAAATCCTGAAGAAGTGTCTGAGTTCCTCCGCAAAATATCCCTGCATCCTAAACTCTCTAATGTTAGCAAAACGTTGTGTAGCGGACACTCTTTTGAATTACAATTTACTATAGTTTCCCAGGAAGCCCTATGAAAAAATGGTCATTAGTTTGCGCTCTTATTGCGTTAAGTTTAGTTAGCTGTCTTCCGATTATAGGCATTGTTTACAAACATGTCCGGACAACAAAACGTTGGGAAGCTCTAAACTCGCACATTCTTACTCTAAAGGTTATGAAAGATCAATCTGATCTGATTAATAAAATGAACGAGCGTCTTAAACAACAACATAAAAACATCCAGCCCCAAGAATTTATTCATGCAAGTAAGAAAATTCGTCTATTAGGTAGGGAACAAGACCGTCTAGCGTCTCTTAAAGAAAATTCCCTGATTTCCCAGAGTAAAGAGGTGTGGTCGAGGAAACAGCTGTTTCTTTCATCAAACAATCAAGTGATATGGTCAATCGGACAAATTTCCGATGATCTCATATCCCTACGTCTGGAAAATCCTGTAGAAGCTGATAGCGATAATCTTGAAGAACTATTTTATCTAATCGATACTAACAACCCCAACGCACCTTTAGCTTTCTTCACACATTGGGAAATGACAAAACTGACCACGTCGTTAAACAATCAGGTGTGGTCTATAAATGCTGAGGCTATAAGTCGATGGTTATAAGAAAATTTTTATGCTTATTCCTTCTATGTTTTGCTTTTACTCCAAGCTATGCTGCTGGAACCTATGAGAAGCTAACATTAACAGGGATTAACATCATTGATAGAAATGGCTTATCGGAGACAATCTGCTCTAAAGAGAAGTTGAAAAAGTATGCTAAGGTAGATTTCCTATCTCCCCAGCCCTATCAAAAAGTTATGCGTATGTATAAAAATACACGAGGTGAAAATGTTTCGTGTTTAACAACATACCATCCGAATGGTCAATTAAAACAGTATTTAGAGTGTGTGAATAATCGCGCTTGCGGACGCTACCGAGAATGGCATGGCAATGGAAAAATTAAAATCCAAGCAGAAGTCATAGGAGGAATTGCAGACCTTCATCCCTCTGCAGAATCTGGATGGTTATTCCATGGGACAACACTAGCTCATAGCGACGAGGGTATGTTAGAAGCCGCTATTAATTATGATAAAGGTTTGCTACAGGGAACTTCGTATTACTATCATCCGAATGGTCAAGTATGGAAAGAATGTTCTTATCATAAAGGCCGCGCTCATGGCGATTTCCTTACCTACACAGTGGAAGGGTTTTTGCTGAAAAAGCAAACTTATCAAGATGGAGAAAAACATAGTGTATCCGTACGCTATCAAGAACGTTCTAATATTGTGCTTTCTGAAGAGGAATATGATAATGGTTTGTTATTAAAAGGTTCTTATTTAGATCCTCACACACATCAAATATTCTCTGAAATCGTTAATGGCAACGGAGTACAGGCAATTTATGGGAAACATGCGATTGTAGAAACTCGCGTGTTTATACGAGGTGAAGCCTGCGGGAAAGTTACCGTATTCGATAGCCTTGGAGATCAAATTCTTCAAACATACACACTGGTTGAAGGTGTGAAACATGGTGAAGAGTTATTTTTTTATCCCGATACAGGAAAATCTAAGCTTCTTTTAACCTGGAATCACGGAATTTTACAAGGTCCTGTAAAAACCTGGTATCCAAATGGGTCATTAGAAAGTTGTAAGGAATTGATAAATAATAAAAAATCCGGCCTATTAACCCTGTACTATCCTGAAGGCCAAATTATGGCTACTGAAGAATACGACAATGAACTACTTATAAAAGGAGAATACTTCCGTCCTGGAGATCGTCATCCCTATTCTAAGATAGATAAAGGCTGCGGAACAGCTGTATTTTTCACATCTTCGGGAACTATTACTAAAAAGATCCCTTATCAAGATGGTAAACCTCTGATCAATTAGCTATGAATACTTCTGTAATTGCTGAGAAAAAGAAGCGACGTGAATTTTTTACCTCCCTAAGGCAATCTATACAGGAACCGCGATTATCACAAGCCTCTCAAGCCGTTGCTGCTTTTATTCGTGAATTACCCAAGGGAAGCTTGGTTCTTTCCTTTATTTCTTTCCGTTCAGAAATCAATATAGATTTAGCAAATCGCATTCTTATCAACGAATTCTCTTTAGCCATACCACAAACGCAAAATCATGAACTTATCCCTGTTCACGTGCCCTCGTTAAAGGTTTTATCAAATCTAACACATCCTTTACGGCTTTCTGAATTTAATTTGGAACCCATTCAACCTCAACAAATCACTCATGTTCTCATCCCGGCCTTAGCCTTTGATAATGATAATTATCGTCTTGGTTACGGCGGTGGTTGTTATGATCGTTGGTTAGCAGTAAATTCCCATCCAATAACTATAGGCGTCGGGTTTAAGGAACAAAAAACTCTTATTCTCCCTAGAGAAGACCACGATATTTCCCTATCTCAAGTATTTTTAGCATAACAAAATCTATTCTAAGAAATGTGTTCAGAAATATCTCCTAGAGATTTTTAAGCCCTTAATTATAAAAACCTTTGTGTGTTTTCTGATAAATCAGTGAATTGTCAATAACACATTCTGTGTGTATGATGACAGACCACTGTCAAGGTGAACCCACGAAAAATCTTTTATCCTTATTTAAAACGAACTCTACAGATACAGAAAATGTTACATTTACAACTGCTTTCTATCTTGACTGGTGTGAAAAATTGGGTTATCCATAAAAATCAAAAGAAAAGCCAAGCATACATCTATCATAAAAAATCACCACTCTGACATCTCTTAGCTAATTTCGAGAAGAAGCTTACCCATTCTTCTCTCAAAGTCCAAAAATGAAGGACTATTGCATAGAAAGTGTGGAAAAAAGGAGCACCTATTAAATGAATGTACCTGATCGTAAAAAAGCACTAGAAGCAGCAATTGCCTATATCGAAAAACAATTTGGCTCTGGATCTATCATGAGTCTAGGGAAACACTCTGCCACTCATGAAATTTCAACTATAAAAACAGGAGCCTTATCTTTAGATTTAGCTTTAGGTATTGGGGGTGTTCCAAAAGGACGTATTGTTGAGATTTTCGGCCCTGAATCTTCAGGAAAAACCACATTAGCTACCCATATCGTTGCCAATGCTCAAAAGATGGGCGGCATTGCTGCATATATCGATGCAGAACATGCTTTAGATCCTAGCTACGCTTCTCTTATAGGTGCAAATATCAATGATCTTATGATCTCCCAACCCGATTGTGGTGAAGATGCTTTAAGTATTGCTGAACTATTGGCAAGATCAGGAGCTGTTGATGTTATTGTTATTGATTCTGTAGCTGCTTTGGTTCCTAAAAGCGAACTCGAAGGAGATATCGGTGATGTACATGTAGGGCTACAAGCACGTATGATGTCTCAAGCATTACGTAAGCTTACAGCAACATTAGCGCGTAGTCAAACCTGTGCGGTATTCATTAACCAGATTCGTGAAAAGATAGGCGTTAGCTTCGGCAATCCTGAAACAACAACAGGTGGACGTGCTTTAAAATTCTATTCATCAATACGTATGGATATCCGTCGTATTGGAGCCATTAAAGGTAATGAAAGCTTTGATCTTGGAAACCGCATCAAAGTAAAAGTTGCTAAAAATAAATTAGCACCTCCATTTAGAACCGCAGAATTTGATATTCTCTTTAATGAAGGCATTTCTTCAGCAGGATGTATTCTAGATCTTGCTGTAGAACATAATATCGTCGAAAAAAAGGGTTCTTGGTTCAACTATCAAGATCGCAAGTTAGGCCAAGGAAGAGAGGCTGTTCGTGAAGAACTCAAGAAAAATAAAAAGCTATTTGATGAGTTAGAAAAACGTATCTTTGACATAATCTCTTCAGCAAAATTAGCAGTCGCAGAAGAGAAAAAAGAAGAGCAAACAGCGCAACCTGTAGCTTAAAATTACAATCTTTAGGCCCTCCTTCTCTTATTTTACAAAGAGAAGGAGACCATGCGAATTAATGACAGCAGTTACAACCACATGAAGACGGTTTAGAGTCCGAAACAGGAAGCAGGGTTGCTGAACAAGTAGCTTTCTCGTCTAAGAAAGTGTCTAAAAAGTCATATAAAGCATCACATACTTCTCTAGAAGCTTGTAAAACCTTATTACAATCATTATTTAGTAATGTTTCTATTAATTCTCTTTCCTCACAAGCATGTCTTACATCAATATCTTGATGTACTGTGAAGTACTCGTAATCTTCAGGAGCAGTAAAACCAAAATACTGTTTTAATCCAGAAATTTTAGTCTCTGCAACTGTAGGGATTTGGCTTTCATAGGTGTATAAAGCCGACACACCTGCAGATAATGAATCTCCGGTACACCAACGCAAAAATGTATCGACTTTCTTTTGTGCTGCTGCACTGGGAACATGATTTTCTAATTCCTCCTCATTAACACCCAAAGCATAAGCAAAATTTTTCCATAGATCTATATGATTAGGATGGCCTGTTTCTTCATCCATGAGATTATTAAGAAACAGTTTGCGTGCTTCTAAATTATCACAACGGCTATGTATTGCTGAGAGATAACGTGGAAAAGTTTTAATATGGAGGTAATAATCCTTAGCATATGCCTTTAACTGCTCTTTCGTTAACTCTCCCTTAGACCACTTCATGTAAAAGGTATGATCTAACATATGTTTTTCTTTGATGTTTTTATCTAATAAATCTAAACAGGGTTTCATTAACGCCTCCCAAAAATTAAAAATGTGTAGATTCCCAAACTACAGAACGGAGAATAGGACCATATAGATCTTCAGTTTCATCAATACCTAGTAATGACAAATCCGAATGTAACGTAGGGGAAGAATGAAAAGAGATCTTAGGTGCATCTTCTATAAGCGCTAGAGGCGTATGTTCATCTCCCTCTCCCATACAAAGTACAGCAGAGACCGCCAAGGCATCTAAAAG contains these protein-coding regions:
- a CDS encoding toxin-antitoxin system YwqK family antitoxin, whose amino-acid sequence is MVIRKFLCLFLLCFAFTPSYAAGTYEKLTLTGINIIDRNGLSETICSKEKLKKYAKVDFLSPQPYQKVMRMYKNTRGENVSCLTTYHPNGQLKQYLECVNNRACGRYREWHGNGKIKIQAEVIGGIADLHPSAESGWLFHGTTLAHSDEGMLEAAINYDKGLLQGTSYYYHPNGQVWKECSYHKGRAHGDFLTYTVEGFLLKKQTYQDGEKHSVSVRYQERSNIVLSEEEYDNGLLLKGSYLDPHTHQIFSEIVNGNGVQAIYGKHAIVETRVFIRGEACGKVTVFDSLGDQILQTYTLVEGVKHGEELFFYPDTGKSKLLLTWNHGILQGPVKTWYPNGSLESCKELINNKKSGLLTLYYPEGQIMATEEYDNELLIKGEYFRPGDRHPYSKIDKGCGTAVFFTSSGTITKKIPYQDGKPLIN
- a CDS encoding 5-formyltetrahydrofolate cyclo-ligase, coding for MNTSVIAEKKKRREFFTSLRQSIQEPRLSQASQAVAAFIRELPKGSLVLSFISFRSEINIDLANRILINEFSLAIPQTQNHELIPVHVPSLKVLSNLTHPLRLSEFNLEPIQPQQITHVLIPALAFDNDNYRLGYGGGCYDRWLAVNSHPITIGVGFKEQKTLILPREDHDISLSQVFLA
- the recA gene encoding recombinase RecA, encoding MNVPDRKKALEAAIAYIEKQFGSGSIMSLGKHSATHEISTIKTGALSLDLALGIGGVPKGRIVEIFGPESSGKTTLATHIVANAQKMGGIAAYIDAEHALDPSYASLIGANINDLMISQPDCGEDALSIAELLARSGAVDVIVIDSVAALVPKSELEGDIGDVHVGLQARMMSQALRKLTATLARSQTCAVFINQIREKIGVSFGNPETTTGGRALKFYSSIRMDIRRIGAIKGNESFDLGNRIKVKVAKNKLAPPFRTAEFDILFNEGISSAGCILDLAVEHNIVEKKGSWFNYQDRKLGQGREAVREELKKNKKLFDELEKRIFDIISSAKLAVAEEKKEEQTAQPVA
- a CDS encoding CADD family putative folate metabolism protein produces the protein MKPCLDLLDKNIKEKHMLDHTFYMKWSKGELTKEQLKAYAKDYYLHIKTFPRYLSAIHSRCDNLEARKLFLNNLMDEETGHPNHIDLWKNFAYALGVNEEELENHVPSAAAQKKVDTFLRWCTGDSLSAGVSALYTYESQIPTVAETKISGLKQYFGFTAPEDYEYFTVHQDIDVRHACEERELIETLLNNDCNKVLQASREVCDALYDFLDTFLDEKATCSATLLPVSDSKPSSCGCNCCH